The following proteins are encoded in a genomic region of Ostrea edulis chromosome 7, xbOstEdul1.1, whole genome shotgun sequence:
- the LOC125655685 gene encoding ubiquitin-like protein 4A translates to MTYPSLYWKAPEYTQGKPKLNKARMHIYVKILKGNDFQVAVSSSHTVLGVKEILAMQISIPVEEQKLVFKGKALVDDKRLSYYNIKEGDRLFLLTKKPEKSGSPSPGMVPKFAADLSNCSTTILWDKLRAFLQRHFTPQDVEKILTEFQKDFNASIERLSLDDIERLAITKMTQSKVGQEVR, encoded by the exons ATGACGTATCCGTCTCTTTATTGGAAAGCCCCCGAATACACACAAGGCAAACCGAAACTAAATAAGGCCAGAATGCATATCTACGTGAAGATATTAAAGGGAAATGACTTCCAGGTTGCA GTGTCATCGAGTCACACTGTTCTGGGAGTGAAGGAAATACTAGCTATGCAGATCTCCATTCCCGTTGAGGAACAAAAACTTGTGTTCAAAGGAAAAGCATTAGTTG atgaCAAAAGGTTGAGCTATTACAACATCAAGGAGGGGGACAGGCTATTCCTGTTGACCAAAAAACCTGAGAAATCCGGTTCTCCTTCCCCAGGAATGGTTCCGAAATTTGCTGCAGACCTGTCCAATTGCAGTACCACCATTCTCTGGGACAAATTACGGGCATTCCTGCAAAGGCATTTTACACCACAGGATGTGGAGAAAATTCTCACTGAATTTCAAAAA GACTTCAATGCCAGTATAGAGAGGTTGAGCCTAGACGATATCGAGCGACTCGCTATCACCAAAATGACACAGTCAAAAGTAGGTCAGGAAGTGAGATAG